A part of Rhinatrema bivittatum chromosome 16, aRhiBiv1.1, whole genome shotgun sequence genomic DNA contains:
- the ENO2 gene encoding LOW QUALITY PROTEIN: gamma-enolase (The sequence of the model RefSeq protein was modified relative to this genomic sequence to represent the inferred CDS: deleted 1 base in 1 codon): protein MSISRIHAREILDSRGNPTVEVDLYTEKGLFRAAVPSGASTGIYEALELRDGDKSRFLGKGVLKAAEYINSTIAPALLESGLTVLEQEKIDQLMIELDGTENKSQFGANSILGVSLAVCKAGAAEKEVPLYRHIADLAGNSDLILPVPAFNVINGGSHAGNKLAMQEFMILPVGAESFRDALRIGAEVYHNLKSVINEKYGKDATNVGDEGGFAPNILENSEALELLKEAIEKAGYSEKIVIGMDVAASEFYRDGKYDLDFKSPDDPSRYISGDELGDLYQSFIRDYPVVSIEDPFDQDDWEAWSKFTANVGIQIVGDDLTVTNPKRIERAVEEKACNCLLLKVNQIGSVTEAIQACKLAQENGWGVMVSHRSGETEDTFIADLVVGLCTGQIKTGAPCRSERLAKYNQLMRIEEELGPEARFAGHNFRNPSAL, encoded by the exons ATGTCCATCTCGAGGATACATGCTCGGGAAATCCTGGACTCCCGTGGGAACCCCACGGTGGAGGTGGATCTGTACACGGAGAAAG GATTGTTCCGAGCTGCTGTTCCCAGCGGCGCATCTACCGGGATCTATGAAGCCCTGGAGCTGCGAGACGGCGATAAGTCCCGCTTCCTGggaaaag GGGTTCTGAAAGCGGCTGAATACATAAACAGCAccattgcaccagccctgctagAGTCT GGCCTGACGGTGCTGGAGCAGGAGAAGATTGATCAGCTCATGATTGAGCTGGATGGCACAGAGAATAAAT CTCAATTTGGGGCAAATTCCATCCTTGGGGTCTCTCTGGCAGTCTGCAAAGCTGGTGCAGCAGAAAAAGAAGTCCCCTTATACCGTCATATCGCTGACCTGGCTGGAAACTCTGACCTCATTCTTCCAGTTCCT GCATTTAATGTGATCAATGGTGGGTCCCATGCTGGGAATAAGCTGGCTATGCAGGAGTTCATGATCCTCCCAGTGGGTGCTGAGAGCTTTCGGGATGCCCTACGCATTGGCGCAGAGGTCTACCATAATCTAAAAAGCGTCATCAATGAGAAGTATGGGAAGGATGCCACCAACGTCGGGGATGAGGGAGGGTTTGCTCCCAACATCCTGGAAAACAGTGAAG ccctggaactgctgaaGGAGGCCATTGAGAAAGCTGGCTACAGTGAGAAGATTGTGATAGGAATGGATGTTGCAGCCTCTGAGTTCTACCGGGATGGCAAATATGATCTGGACTTCAAGTCACCAGATGACCCCAGCCGCTATATCTCAGGAGATGAATTGGGGGATTTGTACCAGAGCTTCATACGGGACTACCCAG TAGTATCCATTGAGGACCCCTTTGACCAGGATGACTGGGAGGCTTGGTCCAAGTTCACAGCCAACGTTGGGATCCAGATCGTGGGTGATGATCTGACTGTAACTAACCCCAAGCGCATAGAGAGGGCAGTGGAGGAGAAAGCTTGCAACTGCCTCCTGCTCAAGGTCAACCAGATTGGGTCCGTGACAGAGGCCATCCAGGC TTGTAAGCTGGCACAGGAGAATGGATGG GGGGTGATGGTCAGCCACCGCTCTGGGGAGACAGAAGACACCTTCATCGCTGACCTGGTGGTGGGACTTTGCACTGGACAG